In Gemmatimonadota bacterium, a single window of DNA contains:
- a CDS encoding carbohydrate binding family 9 domain-containing protein, whose translation MRLAPFLLALALFPQPGTAQRLLANGSPTRRAATVAATNAVRVARPPAIDGKDSDDAWRDAPHIDGFRVFDPVEDGDPSMRTDARVAYDDRYLYVFVRAFDPHPDSIMSLLSRRDMRTQSDYLRVIIDSYHDKRTGYQFMVNPAGVQIDVYHFNDNQEDVTWNAVWDAKTAIDSLGWTAEFRIPLSQLRYPERDEHVFGMGVSRDIARLNERVAWPLLRRSQFGIVSQLGEVRGLTGISTRRRMELMPYMVQANDSRLRAEGYGRSQRMALGADLKYGLSSNLTLDATINPDFGQVEADPAVLNLGAFEQFFEERRPFFLEGTGIFRYDIDCNDGQCTGPFYSRRIGRSPQAGFLVEDQNAVPLNSTILGAAKVTGRLSNGLSLGVLNAITGRESVAESLTVEPRTNYFVARAQQDLRGGASGVGVILTAVNRELDGYTQDYLRREAYTAGVDGRHRFGANGNYEITGQLFGSLVRGSEEAIARTQRSAVHFYQRPDDDLRYDSTRTALSGVGSGIGLSKNGGLTRFYTGVWYKGPGLEINDVGFMTNANNMGQSNWFAFVFQKPRWFYRRWQVNFNQWNAWFPDGMNTGHGGNINMNGQLRNMWFVNWGIGGETGSFCGACLRGGPALWENPSLQGWAGFTGDQRRPLIPGFNAFFRRTDGGRSYSYSVGPRLEGRLTSSFSASLGANLNRNVDDRQWLGNYGEVESDTTHYTVARLDQRTLAVTTRINWTASPTLSLQVYAQPFVTGGAYSNWREVQAPRARAYVERFRPFTQEGDPGGFNFKQFRSNTVLRWEYRPGSTLFFVWAQGRLQDGEDAGSFRFGRDYRNLFSAHPENTFLVKASYWFSM comes from the coding sequence ATGCGCCTCGCCCCCTTCCTCCTTGCACTCGCCCTCTTCCCGCAGCCGGGAACGGCGCAGCGCTTGTTGGCGAACGGTTCGCCCACGCGTCGGGCCGCGACGGTCGCCGCCACCAACGCGGTGCGTGTGGCCAGGCCTCCCGCCATCGATGGGAAGGATTCTGACGATGCGTGGCGGGATGCACCGCACATCGACGGCTTTCGCGTCTTCGATCCCGTCGAGGACGGTGATCCGTCGATGCGAACCGATGCCCGTGTCGCGTATGACGATCGCTACCTGTACGTCTTCGTGCGCGCCTTCGATCCGCACCCGGACAGCATCATGTCGTTGCTGTCGCGCCGCGACATGCGCACGCAGTCCGACTACCTGCGCGTCATCATCGATTCGTACCACGACAAGCGCACCGGCTACCAATTCATGGTGAATCCCGCGGGGGTGCAGATCGATGTCTACCACTTCAATGACAACCAGGAGGACGTGACGTGGAACGCGGTGTGGGATGCGAAGACGGCCATCGACTCGCTGGGGTGGACGGCCGAGTTCCGCATTCCGCTCAGCCAACTGCGCTATCCGGAACGTGACGAGCACGTCTTCGGGATGGGGGTGAGCCGCGACATCGCGCGCCTCAACGAGCGGGTCGCCTGGCCGCTCCTGCGTCGGTCGCAGTTCGGCATCGTCTCGCAGCTGGGCGAGGTGCGCGGGCTCACGGGGATCTCCACGCGCCGCCGCATGGAGCTCATGCCCTACATGGTGCAGGCCAACGATTCCCGGCTGCGCGCCGAGGGGTATGGTCGTTCGCAACGGATGGCGTTAGGCGCGGACCTCAAGTACGGGCTCTCCTCCAACCTCACGCTCGACGCGACGATCAACCCCGACTTCGGGCAGGTCGAGGCCGACCCCGCCGTCCTCAACCTCGGGGCCTTCGAGCAGTTCTTCGAGGAGCGGCGCCCCTTCTTCCTGGAGGGGACGGGGATCTTCCGCTACGACATCGACTGCAACGACGGGCAGTGCACGGGGCCGTTCTACTCGCGTCGCATCGGGCGCTCGCCGCAGGCCGGCTTCCTGGTCGAGGACCAGAACGCCGTCCCGCTCAACTCGACCATCCTTGGCGCGGCCAAGGTCACCGGTCGCCTGTCGAACGGCCTGTCGTTAGGTGTGCTCAACGCGATCACCGGGCGGGAGAGCGTCGCCGAATCGCTCACGGTCGAACCCCGGACCAACTACTTCGTCGCGCGTGCCCAGCAGGACCTGCGCGGCGGCGCCAGCGGCGTGGGGGTGATCCTCACCGCCGTCAACCGTGAACTCGACGGTTACACGCAGGACTACCTGCGGCGCGAGGCCTACACGGCCGGCGTCGACGGCCGCCACCGCTTCGGCGCCAACGGCAACTACGAGATCACCGGGCAGCTCTTCGGCTCGCTCGTGCGCGGCTCGGAGGAAGCGATCGCCCGCACGCAGCGCTCGGCGGTCCACTTCTACCAGCGTCCGGACGACGACCTGCGCTACGACTCGACCCGCACCGCGCTCTCGGGCGTGGGCTCGGGGATCGGGCTCTCGAAGAACGGCGGGCTTACCCGCTTCTACACGGGAGTCTGGTACAAGGGGCCGGGCCTCGAGATCAACGACGTCGGCTTCATGACCAACGCCAACAACATGGGGCAGAGCAACTGGTTCGCCTTCGTCTTCCAGAAGCCCCGGTGGTTCTACCGCCGGTGGCAGGTGAACTTCAACCAGTGGAACGCGTGGTTCCCCGATGGGATGAACACCGGGCATGGCGGCAACATCAACATGAACGGCCAGCTCCGGAACATGTGGTTCGTGAACTGGGGGATCGGCGGGGAGACGGGGAGCTTCTGCGGCGCCTGCCTGCGCGGCGGCCCCGCGCTGTGGGAGAACCCCTCGCTGCAGGGATGGGCCGGCTTCACCGGCGACCAGCGCCGCCCGCTCATCCCCGGCTTCAACGCCTTCTTCCGTCGCACCGACGGCGGTCGGTCGTACAGCTACAGTGTGGGCCCCCGCCTCGAAGGGCGCCTGACGAGTTCGTTCTCGGCGTCGCTCGGTGCCAACCTCAATCGCAACGTCGACGACCGGCAGTGGTTAGGCAACTACGGTGAGGTGGAGAGCGACACCACGCACTACACCGTCGCCCGACTCGACCAGCGCACCCTGGCCGTGACCACGCGCATCAACTGGACGGCCTCGCCAACGCTCTCGCTACAGGTCTACGCCCAGCCCTTCGTGACCGGTGGGGCCTACTCCAACTGGCGCGAGGTCCAGGCGCCGCGGGCCCGCGCCTACGTGGAGCGCTTCCGTCCGTTCACGCAGGAAGGCGATCCCGGCGGCTTCAACTTCAAGCAGTTCCGCTCCAACACGGTGCTGCGCTGGGAGTATCGCCCGGGATCGACGCTGTTCTTCGTCTGGGCGCAAGGGCGTCTGCAGGACGGCGAGGATGCCGGGTCGTTCCGGTTCGGGCGCGACTACCGCAACCTGTTCAGCGCGCACCCCGAGAACACCTTTCTCGTCAAGGCGAGCTACTGGTTCTCGATGTAG
- a CDS encoding NAD(P)-dependent oxidoreductase: protein MQIAFLGLGAIGTPMARHVAAHHALTVWNRTAAKAESFAAAFGATLAASPAAAARGAPVVITCLPTSREVESLLDGPDGLLAGMADGTLLIDCTSGDPASSRRIAARLAERGIAFLDAPVSGGVSGAEAGALTVMCGGDDATFARARPVLEAFGKKIVLVGPIGAGHALKAVNNALLAVHIWSAAEGLAALTKAGVKPSAALEVINASSGRSNTSENLVPQRVVTRAFPRTFKLALLEKDVAIAADFIREQRVPSTVIQQVAELFRLARHELGEDADHVEAAKLIEQWSDVIIAD from the coding sequence ATGCAAATCGCCTTTCTCGGGCTGGGAGCCATCGGCACCCCCATGGCGCGGCACGTCGCCGCCCACCACGCACTGACGGTCTGGAATCGTACCGCAGCCAAGGCCGAGTCGTTCGCGGCCGCCTTCGGCGCCACCCTCGCAGCGTCTCCCGCCGCGGCGGCGCGGGGGGCACCGGTCGTCATCACCTGCCTGCCGACGTCGCGCGAGGTCGAATCGCTGCTCGACGGCCCCGACGGCCTGCTCGCCGGGATGGCCGACGGCACGTTGCTCATCGACTGCACATCGGGTGACCCGGCCTCCTCGCGCCGCATCGCCGCACGCCTGGCCGAGCGAGGGATCGCGTTCCTCGACGCGCCGGTGAGCGGTGGCGTCTCCGGGGCGGAGGCGGGGGCGCTGACCGTCATGTGCGGCGGCGACGACGCCACCTTCGCGCGTGCGCGTCCCGTGCTCGAAGCCTTCGGGAAGAAGATCGTCCTCGTCGGTCCGATCGGCGCCGGCCACGCCCTAAAGGCGGTGAACAACGCGCTCCTCGCCGTCCACATCTGGTCGGCCGCCGAGGGACTCGCGGCCCTCACCAAGGCCGGCGTGAAGCCGTCGGCGGCGCTGGAAGTCATCAACGCCTCGAGCGGGCGGTCGAATACGTCAGAGAACCTGGTGCCGCAGCGCGTGGTGACGCGCGCCTTCCCGCGCACCTTCAAGCTCGCGCTGCTGGAGAAGGACGTCGCGATCGCCGCCGACTTCATACGGGAACAGCGGGTCCCCTCCACCGTGATCCAGCAGGTGGCCGAACTCTTCCGCCTCGCCCGGCACGAGTTGGGGGAAGACGCCGATCACGTCGAAGCGGCGAAGCTGATCGAGCAGTGGAGCGACGTCATCATCGCCGACTGA
- a CDS encoding DUF72 domain-containing protein has translation MSAAIRLGAQGWNYDAWVGPFYPTGTRSADYLTTYARAFDTVEVDSTFYAIPPAKTVKGWRDRVPAGFRFALKLPQEITHENRLRNSADQLALFAERARLLGDKLGPILIQLGPDFAPVELPALASFLPTLPHDLDFAIEFRQRGWIHDGIIALLAEHRVALALTDARWIPRKSMLALAERPTSDVAYVRWMGPNRDLVDYSRIQVDRSRELSSWAAVLPALAKRVRTVYGYVNNHFAGHSPASLRELQRLLGQPSVPPEDLGEQMNLF, from the coding sequence ATGAGCGCTGCCATTCGCCTTGGAGCCCAGGGCTGGAACTACGATGCCTGGGTCGGCCCCTTCTATCCCACCGGGACGCGGAGCGCCGACTACCTCACGACGTACGCCCGCGCCTTCGACACGGTGGAAGTCGACTCGACCTTCTATGCCATCCCTCCGGCCAAGACGGTCAAGGGGTGGCGCGATCGCGTGCCGGCTGGCTTTCGCTTTGCCCTCAAGCTCCCGCAGGAGATCACGCACGAGAACCGGCTGCGGAACTCGGCCGACCAGCTCGCGCTCTTCGCCGAGCGTGCCCGGCTGCTCGGCGACAAGCTGGGGCCGATCCTGATTCAGCTGGGGCCCGACTTCGCGCCGGTCGAACTCCCCGCGCTCGCCTCGTTTCTCCCGACGCTACCGCACGACCTCGACTTCGCGATCGAGTTTCGGCAGCGTGGGTGGATCCACGACGGGATCATCGCGCTGCTGGCCGAGCATCGGGTGGCGCTCGCGCTCACCGATGCCCGATGGATCCCGCGCAAGTCGATGCTCGCGCTCGCCGAACGCCCGACGTCGGACGTGGCGTACGTGCGATGGATGGGGCCCAACAGGGATCTCGTCGACTATTCGCGCATCCAGGTGGATCGTTCGCGCGAACTGTCGAGCTGGGCGGCGGTCCTGCCGGCGTTGGCCAAGCGCGTGCGCACGGTCTACGGCTACGTCAACAACCACTTTGCCGGGCACAGCCCCGCGTCGCTTCGCGAACTGCAGCGGCTGCTGGGACAGCCGTCGGTTCCTCCCGAGGATCTCGGCGAGCAGATGAACCTCTTCTAG
- a CDS encoding SPFH domain-containing protein has translation MLREINKPGTSGLLMVFLGILLLGLGVWRVIVGADGGSPLTAISGAILLLTGILTLSGLFTVQPNEGKVLTLFGKYVGTVRESGLFWANPFFTKKAVSLRIRNFETAKLKVNDNHSNPIEIGAVVVWKVVDTAEAVFEVDDYTHFVVMQSEAAVRALAQSYPYDAHGVDEIALSTHPADVSKALQQAVADRLHKAGVEVIEARLSHLAYAPEIANAMLRRQQAAAIIAARSKIVEGAVGMVENALTLISDRGLVTLDDERKASMVSNLLVVLCSDRDAQPVVNAGTLYQ, from the coding sequence ATGTTACGCGAGATCAACAAGCCGGGGACCAGCGGATTGCTCATGGTCTTCCTGGGGATCCTGCTCCTCGGCCTCGGAGTCTGGCGCGTCATCGTCGGAGCCGACGGCGGTTCCCCCCTCACGGCGATCTCGGGGGCTATCCTGCTCCTGACCGGGATCCTGACGTTGTCCGGGTTGTTCACCGTGCAGCCGAATGAGGGGAAGGTGCTGACCCTCTTCGGCAAGTACGTGGGGACGGTGCGCGAGTCCGGGCTCTTCTGGGCCAATCCCTTCTTCACCAAGAAGGCCGTCTCGCTGCGCATCCGGAACTTCGAGACCGCCAAGCTCAAGGTGAACGACAACCACTCCAACCCAATCGAGATCGGCGCGGTCGTGGTCTGGAAGGTGGTCGACACGGCCGAGGCGGTGTTCGAGGTCGACGACTACACGCATTTCGTGGTGATGCAGTCCGAGGCGGCGGTGCGGGCGCTGGCGCAGTCGTACCCGTACGACGCGCACGGAGTGGACGAGATCGCGCTGAGCACGCACCCGGCCGACGTCTCGAAGGCGTTGCAGCAGGCGGTGGCCGACCGGCTGCACAAGGCGGGAGTCGAGGTGATCGAGGCGCGCCTGAGCCACCTGGCGTACGCCCCGGAGATCGCCAACGCGATGCTGCGTCGACAGCAGGCCGCGGCCATCATCGCGGCACGCTCGAAGATCGTGGAGGGGGCGGTGGGGATGGTGGAGAATGCGCTGACGCTAATCAGCGATCGCGGGCTGGTGACGCTCGACGATGAACGGAAGGCGTCGATGGTGAGCAACCTGCTGGTGGTGCTGTGCTCCGACCGCGATGCGCAGCCCGTAGTCAACGCGGGGACGCTGTACCAGTGA
- a CDS encoding type II secretion system protein, with product MIARPSRRRLRERLRTDGRAARTVRPRRGVTLVELLVSVAILGILGTAAVRLFVSQSQFVDQQVKQRSARTVSRVSLNLMLQELRDVEASGGVLAADRHSLSVRVPYALGMTCGTDGGRTVVSLLPVDSALFASAAFAGYAYRLGSAGYTYVDAAAALPMVASGLCTANGITTLARGALLQLTPPIPPPFHVGTPLFAFQRIDYAFLPSVLVPGRLALWRAVQGGPREEVAVPFDSSSAFRFFSAGDDSSRAAPPADLSTVRGVELEFIGASERARPGRTTPELSRQRSAVFFLNRPEP from the coding sequence GTGATCGCTCGACCGTCGCGCCGTCGCCTGCGCGAGCGGCTGCGCACGGACGGGCGCGCCGCCCGGACCGTGCGCCCGCGCCGTGGGGTCACGCTGGTCGAACTCCTCGTGTCGGTGGCGATCCTGGGGATCCTCGGGACGGCGGCGGTCCGGCTGTTCGTCTCCCAATCCCAATTCGTCGACCAGCAGGTCAAGCAGCGGTCGGCGCGCACGGTCTCGCGCGTCTCCCTCAACCTGATGCTGCAGGAGCTGCGCGACGTCGAGGCCAGCGGCGGAGTGCTTGCCGCGGACCGGCACTCGCTCTCGGTTCGCGTGCCGTACGCGTTAGGCATGACGTGCGGCACCGACGGCGGACGCACGGTCGTGAGCCTCCTCCCGGTGGATTCGGCGCTCTTTGCGTCGGCGGCCTTTGCAGGGTACGCCTATCGCCTCGGCAGTGCGGGCTACACCTACGTCGACGCCGCAGCCGCCCTTCCCATGGTGGCCTCGGGCCTGTGCACGGCAAACGGCATCACGACGCTCGCTCGCGGCGCGCTGCTCCAGCTCACGCCGCCCATTCCGCCGCCGTTTCACGTGGGGACGCCGCTCTTCGCCTTCCAGCGCATCGACTACGCCTTCCTCCCGTCCGTGCTCGTCCCCGGGCGGCTGGCGCTCTGGCGCGCCGTGCAGGGCGGGCCGCGCGAGGAGGTCGCCGTCCCGTTCGACTCGTCGTCGGCCTTCCGGTTCTTCTCCGCTGGAGACGACAGCTCGCGGGCCGCACCACCGGCCGACCTGTCTACCGTGCGCGGGGTGGAGCTCGAGTTCATCGGGGCCAGCGAGCGCGCGCGTCCGGGGCGGACGACCCCGGAGCTGTCGCGCCAGCGATCCGCGGTCTTCTTCCTCAATCGCCCGGAGCCCTGA
- the mgtE gene encoding magnesium transporter — protein sequence MTPSQRNQDSELAALLAPDILVMLEESPGDVAAETEELHPKDLADVAEAMPTDRVAEFLRALPAARAADVLEYLDEELRSELLEAMSTEQAVALVSEMTPDDRADILEELEEETADEILQDLPEAERQETERLLQYDADSAGGLMTTEFVSVSQDLTSEQALVLVRVAARSGRKEAMHAIYVTDDRGSVVGVMSLRELVAAAEDSKVADLAWTEVVKVPATADRAEVARITSEYDLVAVPVVDAFDRIIGVITVDDVIDAIVEEQTEDVQKLGAVQPLEEPYFSAGFWSVARKRVGWLVVLFIGEMFTGTVMRSYEETLAEALALTLFIPLIISSGGNSGAQSSALITRALAVGDVSIRDAMRVLLRELGQGVVLGTCLGTIGLLRALMWGNTPTLSIVVGLTLVAVVLVGSVAGAMLPLVFKRLGFDPAIASSPFVASLVDVTGLVVYFNIARQLLHLR from the coding sequence ATGACGCCCTCACAACGCAACCAGGACAGCGAGCTCGCCGCGCTTCTCGCCCCTGACATCCTCGTCATGCTCGAGGAGTCACCGGGTGATGTTGCCGCGGAGACCGAGGAGCTGCATCCGAAGGACCTGGCCGATGTGGCCGAGGCGATGCCGACGGACCGGGTCGCCGAGTTCTTGCGCGCCCTGCCGGCCGCGCGCGCCGCCGACGTGCTGGAGTACCTCGACGAAGAACTGCGTTCGGAGCTGCTCGAGGCGATGAGCACCGAGCAGGCGGTAGCGCTCGTCTCCGAGATGACGCCGGACGATCGTGCCGACATCCTCGAGGAGCTCGAGGAAGAGACGGCCGACGAGATCCTGCAGGACCTGCCCGAAGCCGAGCGTCAGGAAACGGAGCGCCTGCTCCAATACGACGCAGACTCCGCCGGCGGCCTGATGACCACGGAGTTCGTCTCCGTGAGCCAGGACCTCACCTCGGAGCAGGCGCTCGTCCTCGTGCGGGTCGCCGCACGATCGGGACGCAAGGAAGCGATGCACGCCATCTACGTCACCGACGATCGTGGCAGCGTCGTCGGCGTGATGTCATTGCGCGAGCTGGTCGCTGCCGCCGAGGACAGCAAGGTGGCCGACCTCGCGTGGACAGAGGTGGTGAAGGTCCCTGCCACCGCCGACCGTGCCGAAGTCGCGCGCATCACCTCCGAGTACGACCTCGTCGCCGTGCCCGTTGTCGACGCCTTCGACCGGATCATCGGCGTGATCACGGTCGACGACGTCATCGACGCCATCGTCGAGGAACAGACGGAAGACGTCCAGAAGTTGGGCGCGGTGCAGCCGCTCGAGGAGCCGTACTTCTCCGCGGGCTTCTGGAGCGTGGCGCGCAAGCGCGTGGGTTGGCTCGTGGTGCTGTTCATCGGCGAGATGTTCACCGGGACGGTGATGCGTTCCTACGAGGAGACGCTCGCCGAGGCCCTGGCGCTCACCCTGTTCATTCCGCTCATCATCAGCTCCGGCGGCAATTCGGGGGCGCAGTCCTCCGCGCTCATCACGCGGGCGCTGGCGGTGGGCGACGTGAGCATCCGCGACGCCATGCGCGTGCTCTTGCGCGAGTTAGGCCAAGGGGTCGTGCTCGGCACCTGCCTGGGCACCATCGGTCTGCTGCGGGCGCTGATGTGGGGGAACACACCGACGCTGTCGATCGTGGTCGGGCTCACGCTGGTTGCCGTCGTGCTCGTGGGATCGGTGGCCGGTGCCATGCTTCCGCTCGTTTTCAAGCGCCTCGGCTTCGACCCGGCCATCGCGTCGTCGCCGTTCGTAGCCTCGCTGGTCGACGTGACGGGCCTGGTGGTGTACTTCAACATCGCCCGCCAGCTGTTGCACCTGCGATGA
- a CDS encoding prepilin-type N-terminal cleavage/methylation domain-containing protein has product MRSGFTAMELVLVLVIFSIIVAFGYPPLAAQLRRTRLNQAAHVVAADIEIASMLAARDRRPMLFEGRTSDYLIRDVKTGAVRFRRTLGAASEYGVRSMRFEPREVEFFPSGMASSSMRVDLTTQGYTRKVQMTRAGYVRLVP; this is encoded by the coding sequence GTGCGTTCGGGATTCACGGCGATGGAACTGGTGCTGGTGCTGGTGATCTTCTCGATCATCGTCGCCTTCGGGTACCCGCCGTTGGCGGCGCAGCTGCGCCGGACGCGCCTCAATCAGGCGGCTCACGTGGTGGCCGCTGACATCGAGATTGCCTCGATGCTCGCCGCACGCGATCGCCGCCCCATGCTGTTCGAGGGGCGGACCTCCGACTACCTCATTCGTGACGTCAAGACGGGGGCGGTGCGCTTCCGCCGCACGTTAGGCGCGGCGTCGGAGTACGGCGTGCGCTCCATGCGATTCGAGCCGCGTGAAGTCGAGTTCTTCCCGTCGGGGATGGCGTCCTCGTCGATGCGGGTCGACCTCACGACGCAGGGGTACACGCGCAAGGTGCAGATGACGCGTGCCGGCTACGTGCGGTTAGTGCCATGA
- a CDS encoding cation transporter gives MMVTTLHITGMRSVHCARAVHTSLTQVEGIVGADVVIGKASLDHDISLDERALSAAVEAVGYTLHGIVTERRLLPLLPLAGESTA, from the coding sequence ATGATGGTCACCACGCTGCACATCACCGGGATGCGCTCCGTTCACTGCGCGCGCGCCGTTCACACCTCGCTCACGCAAGTCGAGGGCATCGTCGGCGCCGATGTGGTCATCGGGAAGGCGAGCCTCGACCACGACATCTCGCTGGACGAGCGCGCCCTCTCGGCGGCGGTCGAGGCGGTGGGCTACACGCTTCACGGGATCGTCACGGAGCGCCGCCTCCTCCCCCTGCTCCCGCTCGCGGGGGAGTCGACGGCGTGA
- a CDS encoding DMT family transporter — protein MTAGPTGAEPRLLSPGVATIAVLLAALGFSSISIATVIGTRDGTPLPAIVTGRFLISALLLYPLAGGWQGLRLPRGHVRRLIVQGGVGQAAVNLLSLSALAYMPAATVVFLFYTYPAWVAVSSAVRGTDRVGPRRLFALLLSLGGIVVIVGAPGAGAFSATGVAFALSGALVYGLYFPLLRQLQAGTTPTVATFYIAIGVCLTLGVYLAASGQLTWRPTLSSAGAMIWLAVVPTVLAFQLILRGIAALGPVRSAIVSTAEPFCAAILGAVVLDQPVTATTMAGGALIALAVLILQRPERERLDA, from the coding sequence ATGACCGCTGGCCCCACCGGCGCGGAGCCCCGACTGCTCTCGCCCGGCGTCGCCACGATCGCGGTGCTGCTCGCGGCGCTCGGCTTCTCGAGCATCTCGATCGCCACGGTCATCGGGACGCGCGATGGCACACCGCTCCCGGCGATCGTCACGGGGCGATTCCTCATCTCCGCGCTCCTGCTGTACCCGCTGGCCGGTGGATGGCAGGGGCTTCGGCTGCCGCGGGGACACGTGCGCCGCTTGATCGTCCAGGGCGGGGTGGGGCAAGCGGCGGTGAACCTGCTGAGCCTGTCGGCACTGGCCTACATGCCGGCAGCGACCGTCGTCTTCCTGTTCTACACCTACCCCGCGTGGGTCGCCGTGTCGTCGGCGGTGCGCGGGACCGACCGCGTGGGGCCGCGGCGCCTCTTCGCCTTGCTCCTGTCGCTGGGCGGGATCGTGGTGATCGTGGGCGCGCCGGGGGCCGGTGCTTTCTCGGCGACCGGCGTGGCGTTCGCGTTGTCGGGGGCGCTCGTGTACGGCCTCTACTTCCCCCTCCTGCGCCAGCTGCAAGCCGGCACCACGCCGACGGTGGCGACCTTCTACATCGCGATCGGCGTCTGTCTCACCCTCGGGGTGTACCTCGCGGCGAGCGGACAGCTCACGTGGCGGCCGACCCTCAGCAGCGCCGGCGCGATGATCTGGCTCGCTGTCGTCCCCACCGTGCTCGCCTTCCAGCTCATCCTGCGGGGGATCGCCGCGCTGGGCCCCGTGCGCAGCGCCATCGTCTCCACGGCGGAACCGTTCTGCGCCGCGATTCTCGGTGCCGTCGTCCTCGACCAGCCGGTGACGGCGACGACGATGGCGGGTGGCGCCTTGATCGCCCTCGCCGTGCTCATCCTGCAGCGCCCCGAACGGGAACGCCTCGACGCCTAA
- a CDS encoding SURF1 family protein, producing the protein MPRRTLAFVVFALIVAAGCVRLGFWQLARLGERRDSNAAIAERLTAPAVPWGEAVRDSARARYRRVQLAGRYDYARELVLTSRGRSGAPGVHVLTPLLVAGSPPILVNRGWAYAADGMSVDLAAWHEGDSAIVDGFLEEFVVAAGMVSTTSQPRGVRRLVRDSIEARLGERVAPFIVVQRIGSEQRDTLQHLMRADPPALDEGSHRSYAVQWFAFALIALVGTAAVARRPRQPAPQASSGAR; encoded by the coding sequence ATGCCGCGCCGCACCCTTGCCTTCGTCGTCTTTGCCCTGATCGTGGCGGCGGGGTGCGTGCGTCTGGGCTTCTGGCAGCTGGCGCGCCTCGGCGAGCGGAGGGACAGCAACGCCGCCATTGCCGAGCGGCTGACGGCGCCCGCGGTGCCGTGGGGTGAGGCGGTGCGCGATTCGGCACGGGCGCGCTATCGACGTGTGCAGCTGGCGGGACGCTACGACTACGCGCGCGAACTCGTCCTGACGTCGCGCGGACGCAGTGGCGCCCCTGGGGTGCATGTCCTCACTCCGTTGCTGGTCGCCGGTTCTCCGCCGATCCTGGTCAATCGCGGATGGGCGTACGCGGCCGACGGCATGAGCGTCGACCTCGCCGCGTGGCACGAAGGCGACTCGGCCATCGTCGATGGATTCCTCGAGGAGTTCGTCGTCGCGGCGGGGATGGTCTCGACGACCTCGCAGCCCCGTGGGGTGCGTCGCCTCGTGCGAGACTCGATCGAGGCACGACTGGGCGAGCGCGTGGCGCCATTCATCGTCGTGCAGCGCATCGGGAGCGAGCAGCGCGACACGCTGCAGCACCTCATGCGTGCCGACCCGCCGGCGCTCGACGAGGGGTCGCACCGCAGCTACGCCGTGCAATGGTTCGCCTTCGCCCTGATCGCCCTGGTCGGGACCGCGGCGGTGGCGCGGCGCCCGCGCCAGCCGGCTCCTCAAGCCTCAAGCGGCGCGCGTTAG